The nucleotide window GTCTCGCGGGCCACGTTCTTCAACTACTTCCCGTCCAAGGGGGCGCTGCTGGACGAGCTGGCGGGCCACATGACCGACCGGCTGCGGCGCTACCTGGAGGAAGAGCGCGCGCTCGGCCAGCCGCTCGAGGCCACGCTGGTGCACTGGTTCGCGCGCTCGGTGGCCACCATTCGGCGCTCCGAGTCGCTCACGCGGCTGCTGTTCGGGCGCGCGTTTGCGGGCGCCGAAGAGAACGAGCTGCGCGCCACGCAGATGGCGGCGGTGCACCGCGCCTACGAGGGGCTGGTGGCAGACGCGCAGGCCCGCGGTGAGGTGGACGCGCGCGCCGACGTGGCGTTCCACGCCGAGATGCTGGCGGGGTCCATGACCATGCTGCTGAACAACTGGTTCAACGACCGGGCGTACCCGCTCGAGGCGCGCGCGGAGCAGACCGCCCGCTTCGTGGCCGCCGCCATGATGGCGGACCGTGTGCCGCGCGCGAAGCCCGCACGCGCGCCCCGCAAGAAGGAGACACATGCCCGCATTCGCACACGCTGAACAGAACAGCGCGTTTCCTGGCTATCCACGCGGGTGGTTCGTGGTCGCGCTGTCCGACGAGGTCACCGCCGGAGCGCCGCACGCCATGCGCTACTTCGGGCGAGACCTCATTGCCTTTCGTGACGCAGCGGGCGCCGCGGTGGTGTTGGACGCCTACTGCCCGCACCTCGGGGCGCACCTCGGCCAAGGCACCGTGGAGGACGGCTGCATCCGCTGTCCGTTCCATGCGTGGAAGTTCGACGGCGCGGGGGACTGCGTGGAGGTGCCCTACGCCACGCGCCTCCCCAAGCGCGCGGCGCTCGGCAGCCACCGCGTGGTAGAGCGCAACGGCTTCGTGTTCGTGCACTACGACCCGCGCGGCCGCGAGCCCGAGTACGACATCCCGGTCGTCCCGCAGTACGGCCACCCCGAGTGGACCGCCTGGCAGCACGGCAAGCTGCGCCTCCGCACGCACTCGCGCGAGATCCTCGAGAACGTGGTGGACGTGGCGCACTTCAAGCCCGTGCACAAGAACGACCCGGCCGAGTTCGTGAACGAGTTCGTGGGGCACAAGGCC belongs to Sandaracinaceae bacterium and includes:
- a CDS encoding TetR/AcrR family transcriptional regulator, which translates into the protein MSVVGLRERKKLELRERLCDEARRLFAAQDSAAVSVDVIAQAAGVSRATFFNYFPSKGALLDELAGHMTDRLRRYLEEERALGQPLEATLVHWFARSVATIRRSESLTRLLFGRAFAGAEENELRATQMAAVHRAYEGLVADAQARGEVDARADVAFHAEMLAGSMTMLLNNWFNDRAYPLEARAEQTARFVAAAMMADRVPRAKPARAPRKKETHARIRTR
- a CDS encoding Rieske 2Fe-2S domain-containing protein is translated as MPAFAHAEQNSAFPGYPRGWFVVALSDEVTAGAPHAMRYFGRDLIAFRDAAGAAVVLDAYCPHLGAHLGQGTVEDGCIRCPFHAWKFDGAGDCVEVPYATRLPKRAALGSHRVVERNGFVFVHYDPRGREPEYDIPVVPQYGHPEWTAWQHGKLRLRTHSREILENVVDVAHFKPVHKNDPAEFVNEFVGHKAIQRSEGRGMGQHASTGYTLEAVYHGPSFQITDMHSVVETVLYNTHTMVDEEHVDLRFGLMMQPGSQGTRFSEDYVREYVSVVMHGFRQDARIWEHKRWRDKPTLCDGDGPIMQLRAWYAQYFD